A single genomic interval of Oscillatoria sp. FACHB-1407 harbors:
- a CDS encoding GDP-L-fucose synthase family protein, with amino-acid sequence MTTQLNLADKRILVTGGAGFLGRQVVDQLCKAGADPAKITVPRSREYDLRQMESCKRAVDQQDVVIHLAAHVGGIGLNREKPAELFYDNLMMGTQLIHAAYEAGVEKFTCVGTICAYPKFTPVPFKEDDIWDGYPEETNAPYGIAKKALLVQLQSYRMQYGFDGIYLLPVNLYGPEDNFDPRSSHVIPALIRKVHEAQERGDKQIPVWGDGSPTREFLYSTDAARGIVMGTQSYDEPDPVNLGTGYEITIKDLIHLICELMGYEGEIVWETDKPNGQPRRCLDTERAKEKFGFVAEVDFKQGLKNTIDWYRQHAA; translated from the coding sequence ATGACTACACAACTAAACCTTGCCGATAAGCGCATCCTGGTTACAGGTGGAGCAGGCTTTCTCGGTCGTCAAGTGGTCGATCAACTATGCAAAGCTGGTGCTGACCCTGCCAAAATTACAGTGCCCCGGTCGCGCGAGTATGATTTGCGCCAGATGGAAAGCTGCAAGCGAGCAGTCGATCAACAGGATGTGGTGATTCACTTGGCGGCGCACGTCGGTGGTATTGGCTTAAACCGCGAAAAGCCTGCTGAGTTGTTTTATGACAACTTGATGATGGGCACTCAGCTCATTCACGCGGCTTACGAGGCAGGCGTTGAGAAATTTACCTGTGTGGGAACGATTTGTGCCTATCCCAAGTTCACCCCCGTCCCCTTCAAGGAAGATGACATTTGGGATGGCTATCCCGAAGAGACAAACGCTCCCTATGGCATTGCCAAAAAAGCCTTGCTGGTGCAGCTTCAGTCATACCGGATGCAGTATGGCTTTGATGGGATTTATCTGTTGCCTGTGAATCTGTATGGACCAGAGGATAACTTTGACCCACGCAGTTCTCATGTCATCCCAGCCCTGATCCGCAAAGTCCACGAAGCCCAAGAGCGGGGAGATAAGCAGATCCCGGTGTGGGGCGATGGCAGTCCGACGCGCGAGTTCCTTTACTCCACCGATGCGGCTCGTGGCATTGTGATGGGTACTCAATCCTACGATGAGCCTGACCCGGTGAACCTGGGCACAGGTTATGAAATCACCATTAAAGACCTGATTCACTTGATTTGTGAACTGATGGGATATGAGGGCGAGATCGTTTGGGAAACCGACAAACCCAACGGGCAACCGCGTCGTTGCTTAGATACGGAGCGTGCCAAGGAGAAGTTTGGTTTTGTCGCAGAG
- the gmd gene encoding GDP-mannose 4,6-dehydratase codes for MTQRKRALITGITGQDGSYLSELLMEKGYEVHGIIRRTSTFNTDRIDHIYEDPHNEDARLFLHYGDLTDGTTLRRILEEVQPVEIYNLGAQSHVRVSFDSPEYTADSVGMGTLRLLEAIRDYQQRTGIEVRFYQAGSSEMFGKVQEVPQKETTPFYPRSPYACAKVYAHWQTVNYRESYGMFACNGILFNHESPRRGETFVTRKITRAVARIVAGQQKKLYMGNLDSKRDWGYAKDYVRAMWLMLQQDEPDDYVVATGETYTIKQFLDLAFGYVNLNWQDYVEFDERYLRPAEVDLLIGDPTKAKQKLGWEPSVTFEQLVTLMVEADLKALGLVPLNGHSIQAVADIATTRQSTGSFAS; via the coding sequence ATGACGCAACGGAAACGCGCACTAATTACTGGAATCACGGGTCAGGATGGGTCTTATCTCAGTGAACTTTTGATGGAGAAAGGGTATGAAGTTCACGGCATCATTCGTCGAACCTCAACCTTTAACACCGACCGAATTGATCACATCTACGAAGACCCGCACAACGAAGACGCTCGGCTATTTCTGCATTATGGCGACTTAACCGACGGCACGACCCTCCGGCGGATTCTGGAAGAGGTTCAACCCGTTGAAATTTACAACCTGGGGGCGCAATCCCACGTACGGGTTAGCTTTGACTCTCCTGAATACACCGCTGACTCCGTCGGGATGGGGACGCTGCGATTGTTAGAGGCAATCCGCGACTATCAACAGCGCACTGGGATTGAGGTTCGCTTCTATCAAGCCGGTTCCTCAGAAATGTTTGGCAAAGTGCAAGAAGTTCCCCAGAAGGAAACCACTCCCTTCTATCCCCGCAGTCCCTATGCCTGCGCCAAGGTGTATGCTCACTGGCAAACCGTGAACTACCGGGAATCCTACGGCATGTTTGCCTGCAATGGCATCCTGTTTAACCACGAATCACCGCGTCGGGGTGAAACGTTTGTAACTCGCAAGATTACTCGTGCCGTTGCCCGCATCGTCGCAGGTCAACAAAAGAAACTCTACATGGGCAACCTCGACTCCAAACGGGACTGGGGTTATGCCAAAGACTACGTCCGGGCAATGTGGCTCATGCTGCAACAAGATGAACCCGATGACTATGTGGTTGCCACAGGTGAAACCTACACCATCAAACAATTCCTCGATCTGGCGTTTGGCTATGTCAATCTGAACTGGCAAGACTACGTTGAGTTCGATGAGCGATATCTGCGTCCGGCAGAGGTGGATCTACTCATTGGTGATCCCACCAAAGCCAAGCAAAAGCTGGGTTGGGAACCCTCTGTCACCTTTGAACAGTTGGTGACCCTGATGGTAGAAGCCGACCTGAAAGCCTTGGGACTGGTTCCCCTCAATGGACACTCCATTCAAGCCGTCGCAGACATTGCCACGACTCGCCAGAGCACAGGCAGCTTTGCCTCTTAA